A DNA window from Aureibaculum sp. 2308TA14-22 contains the following coding sequences:
- a CDS encoding NAD(P)/FAD-dependent oxidoreductase yields MEHIVIIGNGISGITAARHIRKLSDKKITIVSSETDYFFSRTALMYVYMGHMKFEHTQPYENWFWKKNRLELKKGYVQQIDTEAKTLFFSNNNTLIYDKLIIATGSKPNKFGWPGQDLEGVQGLYSKQDLEGVEKYAPNNTICKRAVIVGGGLIGIELAEMLSSRNIPVTFLVRESSFWNGVLPEGESNMLNRHIKNHHIDLRLGINLKEIKSDKKGRAKSVIIAETGEEIACDFVGLTAGVSPNIDFLKSSNIATNRGVLVNKYLETNVKDVYAIGDCAEQQEPTNNRRPIEAVWYTGRMMGETLAQTICGNKMAYKPGHWFNSAKFFDIEYQTYGWVYASPKENEAHFHWIHNDDTKCITMAYDKNTYRFLGINTFGIRVRHAIFDKWLTEKCKVDYVLEHLADANFDPEFYNLYEKEIVSKFNSENNTNIQPKKKSWKRIFQTSL; encoded by the coding sequence ATGGAGCACATAGTTATTATTGGTAATGGTATTTCAGGAATAACTGCTGCTAGGCATATTAGAAAACTTTCAGATAAAAAAATTACAATTGTATCTTCAGAAACAGATTACTTTTTTTCTCGTACTGCTTTAATGTATGTTTACATGGGACATATGAAGTTTGAACATACGCAACCCTATGAAAATTGGTTCTGGAAAAAAAATAGGCTAGAACTAAAAAAAGGATATGTTCAACAAATTGATACCGAAGCCAAAACACTATTTTTTTCCAATAACAACACATTAATATATGACAAGTTGATTATAGCAACTGGTTCCAAACCCAATAAATTTGGATGGCCTGGTCAAGATTTAGAGGGTGTTCAGGGTCTGTACAGCAAACAAGACTTAGAAGGCGTAGAAAAATATGCCCCTAACAATACCATTTGTAAAAGAGCAGTAATTGTTGGTGGCGGACTTATCGGTATCGAACTTGCGGAAATGTTAAGTTCTAGAAACATACCTGTAACTTTTTTAGTTAGAGAAAGTAGTTTTTGGAACGGTGTATTGCCTGAGGGCGAAAGTAATATGTTGAACAGGCATATAAAAAATCATCATATAGACTTGCGTTTAGGCATTAACTTAAAAGAGATAAAATCGGATAAAAAAGGTAGAGCAAAGTCTGTAATTATTGCTGAAACAGGAGAAGAAATCGCCTGTGATTTTGTAGGATTGACGGCTGGAGTATCACCAAATATCGATTTTTTAAAATCTTCAAACATTGCTACGAATAGAGGAGTTTTGGTAAATAAATACTTAGAAACTAACGTAAAAGATGTGTATGCCATTGGCGATTGTGCAGAACAGCAAGAACCTACCAACAACAGGAGACCAATAGAAGCCGTTTGGTATACAGGCCGCATGATGGGAGAAACTTTAGCACAAACTATTTGCGGAAATAAAATGGCTTATAAACCCGGGCATTGGTTCAATTCAGCAAAATTCTTTGATATCGAATACCAAACTTATGGTTGGGTGTATGCATCACCTAAAGAAAATGAAGCTCATTTTCACTGGATACACAATGATGATACAAAATGTATTACTATGGCTTATGATAAAAATACCTATCGATTTTTAGGTATCAACACTTTCGGAATTAGAGTGCGTCATGCCATTTTTGATAAATGGCTCACTGAAAAATGTAAGGTAGATTATGTTTTAGAGCATTTAGCGGATGCCAATTTTGATCCCGAATTTTACAACCTTTACGAAAAAGAAATTGTTTCAAAATTTAACTCAGAAAACAATACAAATATTCAACCTAAAAAGAAAAGTTGGAAACGTATATTTCAAACATCATTGTAA
- a CDS encoding DUF547 domain-containing protein gives MIRKIKLILFLLSINFGFSQSTDTFFTKSDAFFKSYVSNGKVDYDALHKNPEKLNEILTIAKDFSVEKKDADKYQAFWINTYNISVIKGIIDNYPIKSPLDKSGFFDRIKYEVGGKKITLDDIQKKVLKAEFNDPRFHFVLVCGALGCPPLISRAYLPKTLEAQLEAQTKLAINGNFIKVDTKKKKVLGSEILKWYKEDFTMNGTKEIDFLNKYRTEKIPSNYRLSYFTYNWKLNKQ, from the coding sequence ATGATACGTAAAATTAAATTGATTCTGTTTTTACTCTCTATTAACTTTGGGTTTTCTCAAAGCACTGACACTTTTTTTACTAAATCCGATGCTTTTTTTAAATCATACGTTTCAAATGGCAAAGTAGATTATGATGCTCTTCACAAAAACCCTGAAAAACTCAATGAAATTTTAACTATTGCAAAAGATTTTTCAGTTGAAAAGAAAGATGCTGATAAATATCAAGCTTTTTGGATTAATACCTACAATATTTCTGTTATCAAAGGAATTATAGACAATTATCCCATAAAATCGCCTTTAGATAAGTCTGGATTTTTTGATAGAATAAAATATGAAGTAGGTGGTAAGAAAATCACACTCGATGATATTCAGAAAAAAGTGTTAAAAGCAGAATTTAACGATCCTCGGTTTCACTTTGTGTTGGTTTGTGGTGCTCTAGGATGCCCACCTTTAATTAGCAGAGCCTATTTACCTAAAACATTAGAGGCACAATTAGAGGCACAAACCAAATTGGCTATAAATGGTAATTTTATTAAGGTAGATACCAAGAAAAAGAAAGTCTTAGGATCTGAAATTTTAAAATGGTACAAAGAAGATTTTACTATGAACGGTACCAAAGAAATAGATTTTTTGAATAAGTACAGAACTGAAAAAATACCGAGTAATTATAGGTTAAGTTACTTTACCTATAACTGGAAATTAAATAAACAATAA
- a CDS encoding glycoside hydrolase family 113, producing MKGIHTTKILFLILLLGCSHEEVGVNIKTEKINGLSFVASRDSINANNVNPVLNVNSNYVTLMPFAFIKDLNTPEVYFSSDRQWYGETLAGIEQYAKHFRTEEIKIMIKPQLWVWGGTYTGLIEMNAEDDWKILEDSYQEYILAFANLAQKLNAEIFCIGTELEKFVLNRPEYWNGLINEIKQIYKGKLTYAANWDEYKRLTFWDDLDFIGVDAYFPLSDAQTPSVKEFEKGWKTHKEEIKNIQSTFKKQILFTEYGYRSVDFTGKEPWNSSHENDEVNLEGQENALQALYNQFWKEDWFAGGFLWKWHPDHQNAGGVSNHRFTPQNKPAETLLKQLYAQ from the coding sequence GTGAAAGGTATACATACCACCAAAATACTATTTTTAATACTTCTTCTTGGGTGTTCTCATGAAGAAGTTGGAGTTAATATTAAAACAGAAAAAATTAATGGACTTAGTTTTGTTGCTTCCAGAGATTCTATAAACGCTAATAATGTAAACCCTGTGCTTAATGTAAATAGTAATTATGTTACATTAATGCCCTTTGCGTTTATTAAAGATTTAAATACTCCCGAAGTATATTTTTCTTCGGATAGACAATGGTATGGAGAAACTTTAGCTGGTATTGAACAATATGCCAAACATTTTAGAACGGAGGAAATTAAAATTATGATTAAACCACAACTATGGGTTTGGGGTGGTACTTACACGGGTTTAATTGAAATGAATGCTGAAGATGATTGGAAAATTCTTGAAGATTCCTACCAAGAGTATATTTTGGCATTTGCAAATTTGGCTCAAAAATTAAATGCTGAAATTTTTTGCATTGGCACTGAACTTGAAAAGTTTGTGTTGAATAGACCAGAATATTGGAACGGGTTAATCAATGAAATTAAACAGATATACAAAGGAAAATTAACCTATGCGGCAAATTGGGATGAATACAAACGCCTTACTTTTTGGGATGATCTAGATTTTATTGGAGTTGATGCTTATTTTCCTTTGAGTGACGCTCAAACTCCATCAGTAAAAGAATTTGAAAAGGGCTGGAAAACACACAAAGAAGAAATTAAAAATATTCAATCAACGTTTAAAAAACAGATTTTATTTACTGAATATGGTTACAGAAGTGTCGATTTTACAGGAAAAGAGCCTTGGAACTCGAGCCATGAAAATGATGAAGTAAATTTAGAGGGACAAGAAAATGCTTTGCAGGCATTATATAATCAATTTTGGAAAGAAGATTGGTTTGCTGGAGGATTTTTATGGAAATGGCATCCCGACCATCAAAATGCAGGAGGTGTCAGCAACCATAGATTTACACCTCAAAATAAGCCAGCAGAAACTTTATTAAAGCAATTATATGCACAATAA
- a CDS encoding POTRA domain-containing protein codes for MKQKLLILLVLVFFSFEGFAQEGTIAVVVIKGAKKTNTNYLKRILDSKTGEALDSVKLNNDISQLKRLPAISHATYKVTFISEQTYKVSFTIEENFTIIPVVNFWTNNRSAIAYKIGVYDYNTLGRNIGFGGFYQNNGFDTYAVNFRAPHLFSRKFGLAINHQNWKSEEPLYFDEGTANYKYNNISFEMLGLYQLNLRNHFELGINIFKEKYNYLNGTVSQNTPLSLDLNKLLYKLIYTYDNLSYNYQYLDGFKSQFYGQLVKSDEMKNDNFLIAWNDFFYFRRIGSKGNWANRLRMGLSTNNDSPFAPFSLDNNVNLRGVGILVDRGTGSIVLNSEYRHTLFEKDWFSVQGNVFVDAGSWRNPGGELNDFTKDKNIRLFSGVGLRIMHKRIFNAILRIDYGHSLKNDGAKGFVFGIGQYF; via the coding sequence ATGAAACAGAAGTTATTAATACTTTTGGTACTAGTTTTCTTTTCTTTTGAAGGATTTGCTCAAGAGGGAACAATAGCTGTTGTAGTGATTAAGGGTGCAAAAAAAACCAATACTAACTATTTAAAAAGAATTTTAGATAGTAAAACTGGAGAAGCACTAGACAGTGTTAAATTAAATAATGATATTAGTCAATTAAAAAGACTGCCTGCAATTTCTCATGCAACTTACAAAGTTACTTTTATTAGTGAACAGACTTATAAAGTTAGTTTTACTATTGAAGAAAATTTCACAATAATACCTGTTGTAAATTTCTGGACAAATAATAGGAGTGCAATTGCCTATAAGATAGGAGTTTACGATTACAACACTTTAGGTAGAAATATAGGTTTTGGTGGCTTTTACCAAAATAATGGATTTGATACTTATGCGGTTAACTTTAGGGCACCACATTTGTTTTCACGTAAATTTGGACTTGCAATTAACCATCAAAATTGGAAAAGCGAAGAGCCATTATATTTTGATGAAGGTACCGCAAATTATAAGTATAATAATATTTCCTTTGAAATGTTGGGGTTATATCAGTTGAATTTAAGAAACCACTTTGAACTGGGTATAAATATATTCAAAGAAAAATATAATTATTTAAATGGTACAGTTAGCCAGAATACTCCACTCAGTCTAGACTTAAATAAGCTGTTGTATAAATTAATTTATACTTATGATAATTTGAGTTATAATTATCAATATCTCGATGGTTTTAAAAGTCAGTTTTACGGGCAGTTGGTTAAATCTGATGAAATGAAGAATGATAATTTTCTAATTGCTTGGAACGATTTTTTCTATTTTAGAAGAATTGGTTCTAAAGGTAATTGGGCTAATAGGCTTCGCATGGGTTTATCTACCAATAACGATAGTCCATTCGCACCTTTTTCATTAGATAATAATGTAAATTTAAGAGGTGTAGGTATTTTAGTCGATAGAGGAACTGGTAGTATTGTATTAAATAGTGAATATCGCCATACGTTATTTGAAAAGGATTGGTTTTCCGTTCAAGGTAATGTATTTGTTGATGCTGGGTCATGGAGAAACCCTGGTGGCGAATTAAATGATTTTACAAAAGACAAAAATATAAGACTCTTTTCTGGTGTTGGACTACGTATTATGCACAAAAGAATTTTTAATGCCATTTTAAGAATTGACTATGGCCACAGTCTGAAAAATGATGGAGCCAAAGGTTTTGTTTTTGGTATAGGTCAGTATTTTTAA
- the arsM gene encoding arsenosugar biosynthesis arsenite methyltransferase ArsM: MSYLETIHNVYKEAALTPDVGLCCTTNPIWELPGLKIPRIMQEMNYGCGSTVHFRDLTNNPKILYVGVGGGMELLQFSYFNRQEAGVIGLDVVDEMLEASRKNFIEAEKQNPWFKSNFVDLKKGDALNLPIEDNSIDVAAQNCLFNIFKTEDLKKAIAEMYRVLKPHGRLVMSDPTCEQSMNETLRNDDRLRALCLSGSLPINDYVKMLTDAGFGTIEIRARKPYRILDPNNYPTDELIYIESIEVAAIKDPMPDDGPCIFTGKAAIYYGSEAFFDDTKGHVLLKNQPLAICDKTAIALQNLNRDDIYISESTYHYDGGGCC; this comes from the coding sequence ATGAGTTATTTAGAAACCATACACAATGTATATAAAGAAGCTGCCTTAACACCTGATGTTGGATTATGCTGTACTACAAATCCTATTTGGGAACTTCCAGGGTTAAAAATACCCAGAATAATGCAAGAAATGAACTATGGATGTGGCAGTACCGTTCATTTTAGAGACTTAACCAACAACCCAAAAATATTATATGTTGGTGTAGGTGGCGGTATGGAATTATTGCAGTTTTCCTATTTTAATAGACAAGAAGCAGGTGTAATCGGTTTAGATGTAGTTGATGAAATGTTAGAAGCCTCTCGTAAAAATTTCATTGAGGCTGAAAAGCAAAACCCTTGGTTTAAAAGTAATTTTGTTGATTTAAAAAAAGGGGATGCCTTAAATCTACCAATTGAAGATAACAGTATAGATGTTGCCGCTCAAAATTGTCTTTTTAATATTTTTAAAACTGAAGATTTAAAAAAAGCCATTGCTGAAATGTATCGTGTTTTAAAACCCCATGGAAGGTTAGTTATGAGTGATCCAACTTGCGAACAGTCAATGAATGAAACCTTACGTAATGATGATAGATTGAGAGCACTTTGCTTAAGTGGTAGTTTACCCATAAATGATTATGTGAAAATGCTTACCGATGCTGGTTTTGGTACTATTGAGATTAGAGCTAGAAAACCTTATCGAATATTAGACCCAAATAATTATCCAACCGACGAGTTGATTTATATTGAGTCTATAGAAGTAGCCGCAATTAAAGATCCGATGCCAGATGATGGCCCTTGTATATTTACAGGTAAAGCAGCCATTTATTATGGTAGTGAAGCTTTTTTTGATGATACAAAAGGGCATGTATTATTAAAAAATCAACCTTTGGCAATTTGCGACAAAACGGCTATTGCATTACAAAATTTAAACAGAGATGATATTTATATTTCAGAATCTACCTACCATTATGATGGTGGAGGCTGTTGTTAA
- a CDS encoding purine-nucleoside phosphorylase: MINKIRESVSYLKGKGLENAQIGIVLGTGLGQLVDKINIINEVNYQDIPHFPVATVESHKGKLIYGTLEGKHLLVMQGRFHLYEGYSQQEVTYPIRVLEKLGINTLLISNAAGAINLNFKKGELMLIEDHINLQGNSPLAFKGVEKLGTRFTDMSTPYDENIITALEKIARTNTIKLHKGVYTSVIGPQLETKAEYKMLKILGSDAVGMSTVPEVIVANHLGIKVAAISVLTDECDPKNLKPVDISEIMAMAAKAEPNMIVLFKELIKTL; this comes from the coding sequence ATGATTAACAAAATAAGAGAATCTGTAAGTTACCTAAAAGGAAAAGGTTTAGAGAATGCCCAAATAGGTATTGTTTTAGGTACGGGACTTGGACAATTAGTTGATAAAATCAACATCATTAATGAGGTAAATTATCAAGATATCCCACATTTTCCTGTAGCTACTGTTGAATCACACAAAGGCAAATTAATTTATGGTACTTTGGAAGGCAAACATTTACTTGTAATGCAAGGACGTTTTCATTTGTATGAAGGATATTCTCAACAAGAAGTTACCTACCCAATCCGGGTACTAGAAAAACTGGGGATAAATACCTTATTAATTTCTAATGCAGCTGGGGCAATAAATTTAAACTTTAAAAAAGGTGAACTGATGCTTATTGAAGATCATATTAATCTGCAAGGCAATTCTCCATTAGCTTTTAAAGGTGTTGAAAAACTTGGCACTCGCTTTACAGATATGAGTACTCCTTATGATGAAAATATAATTACTGCTTTAGAAAAAATTGCAAGAACAAATACTATTAAACTTCATAAAGGAGTATATACCAGTGTAATTGGCCCTCAATTAGAAACCAAGGCCGAGTACAAAATGCTGAAGATACTAGGTTCTGATGCAGTGGGTATGAGTACCGTTCCAGAGGTTATTGTAGCCAATCATTTAGGCATAAAAGTCGCAGCTATTTCAGTATTGACTGATGAATGCGACCCAAAAAATCTTAAACCTGTTGATATTTCCGAAATTATGGCAATGGCAGCTAAAGCTGAACCAAACATGATCGTTTTATTTAAAGAATTGATAAAAACATTATAA
- a CDS encoding TIGR04282 family arsenosugar biosynthesis glycosyltransferase — protein sequence MTKKLIVIFVKNSKLGKVKTRLAKEIGDQAAFDVYSELVKITETATKNIAIDKRIYFSDAVVDSKWKNQHKKVQKGIDLGERMKNAFEDGFKDGYNHIVLIGSDLPDINSKHILKGLDTLKSNEVVFGPAIDGGYYLVGLSKLDTSIFENKPWSQPHLLDVTTKELTERKINYSLLEPLNDIDTIDDLLASNFYKNNTELQQRIQQLND from the coding sequence ATGACTAAAAAGCTTATTGTAATCTTTGTTAAAAATAGCAAGTTAGGGAAGGTAAAAACCCGATTGGCCAAAGAAATTGGGGACCAAGCTGCCTTTGATGTTTATAGTGAATTGGTAAAAATAACAGAAACTGCTACCAAAAATATAGCTATAGATAAACGCATTTATTTTTCTGATGCAGTAGTAGATTCAAAATGGAAGAATCAGCATAAAAAAGTTCAAAAAGGTATTGATTTAGGTGAACGAATGAAAAATGCTTTTGAAGATGGTTTTAAAGATGGTTACAACCACATCGTTTTAATTGGTTCAGATTTACCGGACATAAATTCAAAACATATTTTAAAAGGACTAGATACCTTAAAATCAAATGAAGTAGTTTTTGGTCCCGCAATAGATGGCGGTTATTATTTAGTGGGTTTATCTAAACTAGATACTTCTATTTTTGAAAATAAACCTTGGAGCCAACCGCATTTACTAGACGTTACAACTAAAGAACTCACTGAAAGAAAGATCAACTATAGTTTACTTGAACCCTTAAATGATATTGATACTATTGACGATTTATTAGCTTCAAATTTTTACAAAAACAATACTGAACTACAACAAAGAATTCAACAATTAAATGATTAA
- the arsS gene encoding arsenosugar biosynthesis radical SAM (seleno)protein ArsS (Some members of this family are selenoproteins.), translating into MLKKTLKARNSELANIKRQLKFLSNGIFADGNLPTFADKIKQTNQFPLVPKTLEILQLNLGYMCNQVCAHCHVDAGPDRKEIMTKETMLQCLEVIKKTKAHTLDLTGGAPEMNPNFRWFVEEAAKIGIKDFIVRSNLTIIRANKKYYDLPQFFKKHNVHVISSLPHYTKGKTDKQRGKGVFNKSIEALQSLNDVGYGIKGNSLRLDLVYNPSGAFLPGDQMALENDFKKALLDDFGISFHNLFAITNLPISRFLDYLIATDNYEDYMYELVNAYNPDAVKNVMCTNTISVSWDGWLYDCDFNQMLNLKVDSKVQHISEYNEELLNDRKIIISQHCYGCTAGAGSSCQGVVT; encoded by the coding sequence ATGTTAAAGAAAACTCTAAAGGCTAGAAATAGTGAATTAGCAAACATAAAACGTCAATTGAAATTCCTATCTAATGGTATTTTTGCTGATGGTAATCTCCCAACTTTTGCAGATAAAATTAAACAAACCAATCAATTCCCCTTAGTTCCTAAAACATTAGAAATTTTACAGCTTAACCTCGGTTATATGTGCAATCAAGTATGTGCACATTGCCATGTAGATGCTGGTCCGGACAGAAAAGAGATTATGACCAAAGAAACCATGTTACAATGTTTAGAGGTTATAAAAAAAACAAAAGCACATACATTGGATTTAACTGGAGGTGCTCCAGAAATGAACCCAAATTTTAGGTGGTTCGTTGAAGAGGCTGCCAAAATAGGTATTAAAGATTTTATAGTTCGTTCTAACCTCACCATTATCAGAGCAAATAAAAAGTATTATGATTTGCCTCAGTTTTTCAAAAAGCATAATGTACATGTTATTTCATCATTGCCACATTATACCAAAGGCAAAACTGATAAACAAAGAGGTAAAGGTGTTTTTAACAAATCTATAGAAGCATTACAATCTTTAAATGATGTTGGATACGGAATTAAAGGCAATTCTTTACGATTGGATTTAGTATATAATCCTTCAGGGGCATTTTTACCTGGAGATCAAATGGCACTAGAAAATGATTTTAAGAAAGCATTATTAGATGATTTTGGTATTTCTTTTCATAATTTATTTGCCATTACTAATTTACCCATAAGTAGGTTTTTAGATTATCTAATTGCTACCGACAATTATGAAGATTACATGTACGAACTGGTAAACGCTTACAACCCAGATGCAGTAAAAAATGTAATGTGCACCAACACCATATCTGTAAGTTGGGACGGTTGGTTGTACGATTGTGATTTTAATCAAATGTTGAACTTAAAAGTTGACAGTAAAGTGCAGCACATTTCGGAATACAATGAAGAATTACTCAATGATAGAAAAATAATTATCTCTCAACATTGTTATGGTTGTACTGCTGGTGCTGGTAGTAGTTGTCAGGGCGTAGTTACCTAA
- a CDS encoding arsenosugar biosynthesis-associated peroxidase-like protein, translated as MSKTYYDPADLRKFGNITEWNEELGNKFFEYYGKVFEEGALSAREKSLIALAVAHTEQCPYCIDAYTKDGLERGITKGEMMEAIHVGAAIKSGATLVHGVQMMNKVNKLDL; from the coding sequence ATGTCAAAAACATATTACGACCCTGCAGATTTAAGAAAATTTGGTAACATAACAGAATGGAATGAAGAACTTGGAAATAAGTTTTTTGAGTATTATGGAAAAGTTTTTGAAGAAGGTGCTTTATCTGCAAGAGAAAAATCGTTAATTGCCTTAGCCGTTGCCCACACAGAACAGTGTCCGTATTGCATCGATGCTTATACTAAAGATGGTTTAGAACGAGGTATTACTAAAGGAGAAATGATGGAAGCCATTCATGTAGGTGCTGCGATTAAAAGTGGGGCAACTTTAGTACATGGAGTTCAGATGATGAATAAAGTTAATAAGTTAGATTTGTAA
- a CDS encoding fructosamine kinase family protein, whose protein sequence is METFIAFLSKKLRESILKYRSISGGDISNAFLLSSEKQDYFLKINSNPNALDMFKAEQKGLTTIAKTNTIKTPKIIDCGKFEDNAYLLLENIPSKQPTDNDFEKLGHQLAELHLVTTTEFGFDSDNFIGSLPQSNHKNKNWVTFYTKERLMPQLKLAVKDKLLNAKEIPEEEEILEVIHNFCKKSTSTLLHGDLWSGNFLIDKYGEPYLIDPAVYYGHNEVDIAMSQLFGGFPPSFYKSYHSLIPKSPHCKDCIKLYQLYYLLVHLNLFGKSYYGSVKQIIKNYF, encoded by the coding sequence ATGGAAACATTTATCGCTTTTCTTTCCAAGAAGTTAAGAGAATCTATTCTTAAATACAGATCAATTTCTGGTGGTGATATTTCAAATGCATTTTTATTAAGCTCAGAAAAACAAGATTATTTTCTAAAAATAAATTCCAATCCTAATGCATTGGATATGTTTAAAGCTGAGCAAAAAGGTTTAACTACTATTGCCAAAACCAATACAATAAAAACTCCAAAAATTATTGATTGTGGTAAATTTGAAGACAATGCTTATTTGCTGTTAGAAAATATCCCCTCAAAACAACCAACCGATAACGATTTTGAAAAGTTAGGACATCAATTGGCGGAATTGCATCTTGTTACTACAACAGAATTTGGTTTTGATTCCGATAATTTTATTGGAAGTCTTCCACAATCAAATCATAAAAATAAAAATTGGGTTACATTTTATACTAAAGAAAGATTGATGCCACAATTAAAATTGGCCGTAAAGGATAAGTTATTAAATGCAAAAGAGATTCCTGAAGAAGAAGAAATTCTTGAAGTAATACATAATTTCTGTAAAAAAAGCACATCAACATTATTACATGGAGATCTCTGGTCGGGCAACTTTTTAATCGATAAATATGGAGAGCCTTATTTAATTGACCCAGCGGTTTATTATGGTCACAACGAAGTTGATATTGCCATGAGTCAATTATTTGGCGGATTCCCTCCTTCTTTTTACAAATCGTACCATAGCTTAATTCCCAAATCACCACATTGCAAAGATTGTATTAAGCTTTACCAATTGTATTATTTATTGGTACACTTAAACCTATTTGGCAAATCGTATTATGGTTCTGTTAAGCAAATAATAAAGAATTATTTCTAA
- a CDS encoding RsmB/NOP family class I SAM-dependent RNA methyltransferase, protein MRLHRNLVLAVIDSLNYIFNDGLYADKVVAKTLKRDTRWGSRDRAFIAETVYDCVRWKRLYNEIAGTKNHFTQENLWKIFTVWATLKGIVLPDWKQFEGTPTRRFKGKFDEFQSNRAIRESIPDWLDELGEKELGKQWDKEIQALNQQASVVLRANTLKTTKKNLHKTLLEEEIVSEFLEGNPDALKLVERKNVFRTEAFKKGFFEVQDASSQLVAEYLDVQPGMRVIDACAGAGGKALHLSALMQNKGQIIALDIYANKLKELKRRAKRAGAHNIEPRHIDSTKVIKKLYNQADRVLIDAPCSGLGVLKRNPDAKWKLQPEFIENIKKTQVEILETYAKFLKIGGKMVYATCSILPSENEKQVQAFLKTHENFNLIKEKKVSPAKSGFDGFYMALLERTA, encoded by the coding sequence ATGCGTTTACACAGAAATTTAGTATTAGCAGTTATAGACTCGCTTAATTATATCTTCAATGATGGTCTTTATGCCGATAAAGTAGTTGCAAAAACCTTAAAAAGGGATACCCGTTGGGGTTCTAGAGATAGAGCCTTTATTGCAGAAACCGTATATGACTGTGTACGTTGGAAAAGATTGTACAACGAAATTGCGGGGACAAAAAATCATTTTACACAAGAAAACCTTTGGAAAATATTTACGGTTTGGGCTACCTTAAAAGGCATTGTGCTACCCGATTGGAAACAATTTGAAGGAACACCTACCCGCCGTTTTAAAGGTAAGTTTGATGAATTTCAAAGTAATCGTGCTATTCGCGAATCCATTCCAGATTGGTTAGATGAGCTAGGCGAAAAGGAATTAGGAAAACAATGGGATAAAGAAATCCAAGCCCTAAACCAACAAGCTAGTGTTGTTTTACGAGCAAACACTTTAAAAACGACGAAAAAAAATCTCCATAAAACATTATTAGAAGAAGAGATAGTTTCTGAATTTTTAGAGGGTAATCCCGATGCTTTAAAATTAGTAGAACGTAAAAATGTATTTAGAACCGAGGCGTTTAAAAAAGGTTTTTTTGAAGTGCAAGATGCTTCATCACAATTGGTAGCTGAATATTTAGATGTACAACCCGGCATGCGAGTTATTGATGCCTGTGCTGGTGCTGGAGGTAAAGCATTACATTTATCAGCCTTAATGCAAAACAAAGGGCAAATTATCGCTCTTGATATTTATGCAAACAAACTTAAAGAATTAAAACGTAGGGCAAAACGTGCTGGAGCTCACAACATAGAACCGCGACATATAGACTCAACTAAAGTCATTAAAAAACTCTACAACCAAGCGGATAGAGTTTTAATAGATGCTCCTTGCAGCGGATTGGGTGTTCTGAAAAGAAATCCCGACGCGAAGTGGAAATTGCAACCTGAATTTATCGAGAATATTAAAAAAACACAGGTAGAAATTCTTGAAACGTATGCTAAATTCTTAAAAATTGGCGGAAAAATGGTATATGCTACTTGTTCTATTTTACCTTCTGAAAACGAAAAGCAAGTACAGGCATTTTTAAAAACGCACGAGAATTTTAACCTCATAAAAGAGAAAAAAGTCTCCCCAGCTAAATCTGGATTTGACGGATTTTATATGGCTCTTTTGGAAAGGACAGCTTAA